One window from the genome of Pelodictyon luteolum DSM 273 encodes:
- a CDS encoding ComEA family DNA-binding protein has product MNPFERLSEKLSLTRAEVVAVSTLLAFLVFGAILRTMHAVELESDAVRQAEAAVFSDREADSLIKAARLDEGRVDEAVRKSIALEKSTGGFESTPRRAKKEPFTGTVSFTSATSTELQQIPGVGPVMAGRLIDFRTAHHGHIESYDALLEVKGVGKKKLEVLKKHLSIDQ; this is encoded by the coding sequence ATGAACCCGTTCGAACGACTTTCAGAAAAGCTGAGCCTGACGAGAGCGGAAGTTGTCGCAGTCTCGACCCTTCTGGCTTTTCTGGTGTTCGGCGCCATACTCCGTACCATGCATGCAGTGGAGCTGGAATCGGATGCCGTCCGGCAAGCCGAGGCAGCTGTCTTCAGCGACAGGGAGGCCGACAGCCTGATCAAGGCAGCCAGGCTTGATGAAGGCCGTGTGGATGAGGCCGTCAGAAAAAGCATCGCCCTGGAAAAAAGCACCGGAGGCTTTGAATCAACGCCCCGCCGGGCGAAGAAGGAGCCCTTCACCGGAACCGTTTCATTCACAAGCGCCACCAGCACTGAACTGCAGCAGATCCCGGGTGTCGGACCGGTCATGGCGGGGCGGCTCATCGACTTCAGGACGGCGCACCATGGGCACATCGAGTCCTACGATGCGCTCCTCGAGGTAAAGGGAGTAGGAAAGAAAAAACTTGAAGTCCTCAAAAAGCACCTGAGCATCGACCAATGA
- the recA gene encoding recombinase RecA — translation MATPRPAETAPGVDPAKLKQLNLAVEALEKQFGKGAIMRLGDDSAVMQVQSISTGSMTLDFALGVGGLPRGRVTEIYGPESSGKTTLALHVIAEAQKAGGIAALVDAEHAFDPSYARKLGVDINAMLISQPESGEQALSIVETLVRSGAVDVVVVDSVAALVPQAELEGEMGDSVVGLQARLMSQALRKLTGAISKSSSVCIFINQLRDKIGVMYGSPETTTGGKALKFYSSIRLDIRKIAQLKDGDEIIGNRTKVKVVKNKVAPPFRIAEFDILYGEGISLMGELIDLAVEFGVVKKAGSWFSYGPDKLGQGREAVKKALREDPELFKKVHSQVKDVMTGNPEALQP, via the coding sequence ATGGCTACACCCAGACCCGCAGAGACCGCCCCAGGCGTTGATCCGGCAAAACTCAAACAGCTGAACCTCGCTGTCGAAGCCCTTGAAAAGCAGTTCGGCAAAGGTGCCATCATGCGCCTCGGGGACGATTCGGCAGTGATGCAGGTCCAGTCGATTTCAACCGGATCGATGACCCTCGATTTCGCTCTTGGCGTCGGAGGCCTTCCGCGCGGCAGGGTGACGGAGATATACGGCCCCGAATCGTCCGGCAAAACCACCCTTGCGCTTCATGTCATCGCCGAAGCCCAGAAGGCCGGCGGCATCGCCGCTCTTGTTGATGCTGAGCACGCTTTCGACCCCAGCTATGCCCGCAAGCTCGGGGTTGACATCAATGCCATGCTGATCAGCCAGCCGGAGTCCGGCGAGCAGGCGCTCTCCATTGTTGAAACACTCGTGCGCAGCGGCGCGGTCGACGTGGTCGTTGTCGATTCCGTTGCAGCCCTTGTGCCTCAGGCGGAGCTTGAGGGAGAGATGGGAGACAGCGTGGTCGGTCTGCAGGCCCGGCTCATGAGCCAGGCGCTGCGCAAACTTACCGGCGCCATCTCCAAGTCGAGCAGCGTCTGCATCTTCATCAACCAGCTGCGCGACAAGATTGGCGTCATGTACGGAAGCCCGGAAACAACCACCGGCGGCAAGGCGCTCAAGTTTTATTCCTCTATCCGGCTCGATATCCGCAAGATTGCCCAGCTGAAAGACGGCGACGAAATCATCGGCAACCGCACGAAGGTTAAAGTGGTCAAGAACAAGGTTGCGCCTCCTTTCAGGATTGCCGAGTTCGATATCCTTTACGGGGAGGGCATCTCCCTCATGGGCGAGTTGATCGATCTTGCCGTGGAGTTCGGTGTGGTCAAGAAGGCTGGTTCATGGTTCAGCTACGGCCCGGACAAACTCGGTCAGGGACGCGAAGCCGTGAAGAAGGCGCTGCGCGAAGACCCCGAGCTTTTCAAGAAGGTGCACAGCCAGGTGAAGGATGTCATGACCGGCAACCCGGAGGCCCTGCAGCCCTGA
- the rpsU gene encoding 30S ribosomal protein S21 — MVSVQMNDNESIDKMLKRFKKKYERAGVLKEFRQNAYFVKPSVDGRLKRSRSKRRAQRANEERNS, encoded by the coding sequence TTGGTCAGTGTGCAGATGAACGATAATGAATCTATCGACAAGATGCTGAAGCGCTTCAAGAAGAAGTACGAACGCGCAGGTGTTTTGAAGGAGTTTCGCCAGAACGCATACTTTGTCAAACCTTCGGTTGACGGTCGTTTGAAACGGTCTCGCAGCAAGCGCAGAGCGCAGCGTGCGAACGAAGAACGCAACTCTTAA
- a CDS encoding pyridoxal-phosphate dependent enzyme translates to MPNNDILGLKTETPMVLLRQMPRQMQAKVMAKLEYMNPACSHYYRVAAAVVRDAEEKNLIHPGMTLVDWTYGNSGIALAMAGASRGYKLLLVAPDKISREKQDVLRAIGAELVITPSDALPGEARSCMNVAESLVGNLSNAFFAGMYDHPLNFEVHRDSTGPEIFSQTDGAITHVFVPLSSAAMASGVGAFLKSKNPAIRLIGVEPVGSVFAGLLKSGVPGPAAFSELEEIGAATPPRFWDPSLIDEVVQVSDEDAMNCGRALLRTEAVFAGSASGAVMMAALNAASGLGPDATVVAVLSDFGGYSLSKMYRDEWMRQHGFYRREKSSLEQITAEDILRLKAQRDLIVAYPENTLAEVFEMMKQNDVSQLPIVSYNAPIGSISENRILSILIENDDAMNSKVVGFMEPPFPVCQPDAAISELSEKLQQNASGVLISMLDGKLQLLTKSDLIDALTHK, encoded by the coding sequence ATGCCGAACAACGATATCCTCGGACTCAAGACAGAGACCCCGATGGTGCTCCTGCGCCAGATGCCGCGCCAGATGCAGGCGAAGGTCATGGCGAAGCTCGAGTACATGAACCCCGCATGTTCCCACTACTACCGGGTTGCGGCGGCAGTGGTGCGCGATGCCGAGGAAAAGAATCTCATCCACCCCGGCATGACGCTCGTCGACTGGACCTATGGCAACAGCGGCATTGCACTTGCCATGGCTGGTGCGAGCCGCGGCTACAAGCTGCTGCTGGTCGCTCCCGACAAGATCTCTCGCGAAAAACAGGATGTACTGCGGGCCATCGGCGCCGAGCTGGTCATCACCCCTTCGGATGCCCTGCCGGGTGAGGCGCGAAGCTGCATGAACGTGGCCGAAAGCCTTGTCGGGAACCTCTCTAACGCCTTTTTCGCCGGCATGTACGACCACCCCCTCAACTTCGAGGTGCACCGGGACTCCACCGGCCCTGAGATCTTCAGCCAGACGGACGGGGCCATCACCCACGTATTTGTTCCGCTCAGCTCCGCAGCCATGGCATCGGGGGTCGGTGCGTTCCTCAAGTCAAAGAACCCCGCGATCCGCCTGATCGGTGTCGAGCCCGTGGGATCGGTATTTGCCGGACTTCTCAAGAGCGGCGTGCCGGGCCCGGCCGCTTTTTCTGAACTTGAGGAAATCGGTGCAGCAACGCCGCCCAGGTTCTGGGATCCTTCACTTATCGACGAGGTCGTGCAGGTATCGGACGAAGACGCCATGAACTGCGGGCGGGCACTGCTCCGGACCGAGGCCGTGTTTGCCGGCAGCGCCTCCGGCGCCGTCATGATGGCAGCTCTCAATGCGGCCTCCGGCCTTGGACCCGACGCCACGGTTGTGGCAGTGCTCAGCGATTTCGGCGGTTACAGCCTCAGCAAGATGTACCGCGACGAGTGGATGCGCCAGCACGGTTTCTATCGTCGGGAAAAATCCTCCCTCGAGCAGATTACGGCCGAAGACATCCTCCGCCTCAAGGCACAGCGTGACCTGATTGTTGCCTATCCCGAGAACACTCTTGCCGAGGTGTTCGAGATGATGAAGCAGAACGATGTGTCGCAGCTGCCGATCGTATCCTACAACGCTCCCATCGGCAGCATCAGCGAGAACCGCATCCTCTCCATCCTCATTGAGAACGACGATGCGATGAATTCGAAGGTCGTGGGGTTCATGGAACCGCCCTTCCCGGTGTGCCAGCCGGACGCCGCAATTTCGGAGCTGTCGGAAAAACTCCAGCAGAATGCCTCCGGCGTGCTTATCAGCATGCTTGATGGGAAATTGCAACTCCTTACTAAATCAGACCTTATCGATGCCTTGACCCACAAATAA
- a CDS encoding alpha/beta fold hydrolase, with translation MLSWTGVNTEHDGTDRKSVLLLHAFPLSGAMWHPQLRALDEKGYRAVAPNAWGIEGSPERTGWTFDDYADELVRLMDSLKISDATVLGLSMGGYQAFALEKRHPERVRSLVLADTRPEADAPGAAAARADFIAGVAERGAEEAVKRMVPNYFTKEAPKRLQQEAAAMIKAQPPGAIISAMRAIMQRSDSTAMQSSISCPTMVICGEHDTLTPPETARAMALAIPGATLEIIAEAGHISNLEQPEAFNKALFGHLTGLTR, from the coding sequence ATGCTCAGCTGGACCGGCGTCAATACGGAACATGACGGCACTGACCGGAAAAGCGTGCTCCTTCTGCACGCTTTTCCGCTTTCCGGCGCGATGTGGCACCCGCAGCTTCGCGCCCTTGATGAGAAAGGATACCGCGCAGTGGCTCCGAATGCATGGGGCATAGAGGGCTCCCCGGAACGGACCGGATGGACCTTTGATGATTACGCAGACGAACTTGTCCGGCTTATGGACAGTCTCAAAATAAGCGATGCCACCGTTCTTGGTCTCTCAATGGGAGGATACCAGGCCTTCGCACTAGAGAAGCGGCACCCTGAGCGGGTCCGATCCCTTGTCCTCGCCGACACCCGTCCCGAGGCAGATGCCCCGGGAGCGGCCGCGGCACGCGCAGACTTCATTGCCGGGGTCGCAGAGCGGGGAGCGGAGGAAGCGGTGAAACGGATGGTGCCGAACTATTTCACGAAAGAGGCGCCGAAGCGGCTGCAGCAGGAGGCAGCCGCCATGATCAAGGCACAGCCACCGGGCGCCATCATCTCCGCCATGCGGGCCATCATGCAGCGCAGCGACAGCACGGCGATGCAGAGCAGCATCAGCTGCCCGACGATGGTCATCTGCGGAGAACACGACACCCTCACACCGCCCGAAACCGCCCGGGCCATGGCCCTGGCCATACCCGGCGCGACGCTTGAGATCATAGCCGAAGCGGGACACATCTCGAACCTCGAGCAGCCGGAAGCATTCAACAAAGCCCTCTTCGGCCACCTCACCGGCCTCACCCGCTGA
- the dusB gene encoding tRNA dihydrouridine synthase DusB encodes MKIGKLDIDRPVILAPMEDVTDRAFRQLCKRHGADIVYTEFVSAEALRRGIEKTVRKLKADPVERPLAVQIFGSTVESMVEAAVIAEEFQPDYLDINFGCPTKKVAGKGAGAALLKEPEKMAAIAEAVVKAVRLPVTAKTRIGWDHESINILDVLRRLEDAGIQALALHGRTRSDMYKGKADWGWIAEAKRHARIPLIANGDVWSPEDALRMFLETGADGVMIGRGSIGNPFIFSGTKHLLKTGTPPPPPDFRLRIKAAIEHLQLSVEFKGEKYGTLEMRRHYATYLKGLPKVSVVRNKLVREEDWRAVESILLEYREECEGYAREGRIREHAEYLNDHSDKLVLNYKASNTTI; translated from the coding sequence ATGAAAATCGGAAAGCTCGACATCGACCGCCCCGTCATCCTCGCCCCCATGGAGGATGTGACCGACCGCGCGTTCCGGCAGCTCTGCAAGCGCCACGGGGCGGACATCGTCTATACGGAGTTTGTCAGTGCCGAGGCGCTCAGGCGGGGCATTGAAAAGACCGTCCGGAAACTGAAGGCGGATCCGGTTGAGCGGCCCCTGGCTGTGCAGATTTTCGGCAGCACGGTGGAGTCGATGGTGGAGGCTGCGGTGATTGCCGAAGAGTTCCAGCCGGATTACCTTGACATCAATTTCGGATGCCCGACGAAGAAGGTTGCCGGGAAGGGCGCCGGGGCTGCGCTGCTGAAAGAGCCGGAAAAGATGGCTGCCATTGCCGAGGCCGTGGTGAAAGCCGTCCGGCTGCCGGTGACGGCCAAGACCCGGATCGGCTGGGACCACGAATCGATCAACATTCTCGATGTGCTCCGGCGCCTCGAGGACGCCGGCATTCAGGCCCTCGCCCTGCACGGACGGACCCGGAGCGACATGTACAAAGGCAAAGCTGACTGGGGGTGGATTGCGGAGGCCAAACGGCATGCCCGCATTCCCCTTATCGCCAACGGTGACGTCTGGAGTCCCGAAGACGCACTGAGGATGTTCCTGGAAACCGGCGCCGACGGGGTGATGATCGGGCGGGGCTCGATCGGCAACCCGTTCATCTTTTCCGGGACGAAGCATCTCCTGAAAACCGGCACCCCGCCGCCTCCACCCGACTTCAGACTGCGCATCAAGGCAGCCATCGAGCACCTGCAGCTCTCGGTGGAGTTCAAGGGTGAGAAATACGGGACGCTTGAAATGCGACGTCATTATGCCACCTACCTGAAAGGCCTGCCGAAAGTATCGGTGGTGCGCAACAAACTGGTGCGCGAGGAGGATTGGCGGGCAGTGGAGAGTATCCTGCTCGAGTACCGCGAAGAGTGTGAGGGCTATGCCCGGGAGGGGCGGATCCGCGAGCATGCGGAGTACCTCAACGACCATTCAGATAAACTTGTATTGAACTATAAAGCATCGAACACAACCATATGA
- the aroA gene encoding 3-phosphoshikimate 1-carboxyvinyltransferase — protein sequence MSVFKGEVTSLPPDKSISHRAALIASLSDGETEIMNFSAGFDNQSTLGVLQACGIPVRQEEVPGPWGTAILRVVIKSKGLWSLTPPSAPLQCNNSGSTMRMFSGILAGQPFQSELVGDASLLKRPMRRIADPLIQMGAGVSLSPIGTAPVVITGSKDLHAIDYRLPVASAQVKSLVAFAGLHAEGETRIYEPLSSRNHTELMLGLEPRVENEERVIVVPGRRQREARPFQIPADPSAACFIVSLGLLARGSEIMIRDVCLNPTRAAFLDILIRAGAAVTIENRRTVGGESIGDILVEGTRDMEPLVISDPQEVAIAIDELPMLGVLSAFATERFELMNAGELRTKESDRIEALALNLERLGFVCHQEPGGLSVTGRKGRPSGPVVVECFDDHRIAMSFAVASKACGEDIELSDREVAGVSFPNFFSLLDALEV from the coding sequence ATGAGTGTTTTCAAGGGCGAGGTCACCTCGCTTCCTCCCGACAAGTCGATTTCACACCGAGCGGCCCTGATCGCTTCTCTTTCAGACGGTGAGACTGAAATCATGAACTTTTCGGCCGGATTCGACAACCAGTCGACCCTCGGCGTGCTGCAGGCATGCGGCATACCGGTACGGCAGGAAGAGGTACCGGGGCCCTGGGGCACGGCCATCCTCCGGGTGGTGATTAAGTCGAAAGGGCTGTGGAGTCTGACGCCCCCGTCGGCACCGCTCCAGTGCAACAACTCGGGAAGCACCATGCGGATGTTCTCGGGCATTCTGGCCGGGCAGCCGTTCCAAAGTGAGCTGGTCGGTGACGCTTCCCTCCTGAAGCGCCCCATGCGCCGGATTGCAGACCCCCTCATCCAGATGGGTGCCGGTGTGTCGCTCTCGCCTATCGGCACGGCGCCGGTTGTCATTACGGGGAGCAAAGATCTCCATGCGATAGACTACCGCCTTCCGGTCGCTTCCGCCCAGGTGAAGTCGCTCGTGGCGTTCGCCGGCCTGCATGCAGAGGGGGAGACCCGCATATACGAACCGCTCTCTTCGCGCAACCATACCGAACTGATGCTCGGCCTGGAACCAAGGGTGGAAAACGAAGAGCGGGTCATCGTGGTGCCCGGCCGCCGGCAGAGAGAGGCCCGGCCGTTCCAGATTCCGGCCGATCCTTCGGCCGCATGCTTCATCGTCTCCCTCGGCCTGCTAGCAAGAGGGTCTGAAATCATGATCCGCGACGTCTGCCTGAACCCGACACGGGCGGCATTTCTCGACATCCTCATCCGTGCGGGTGCGGCCGTCACTATCGAAAACCGCAGGACGGTCGGCGGTGAATCGATTGGAGACATTCTGGTCGAAGGGACCCGGGATATGGAGCCGCTTGTCATCAGCGACCCACAGGAAGTAGCCATTGCGATAGATGAACTGCCGATGCTCGGTGTGCTGTCTGCTTTTGCAACGGAGCGCTTCGAACTGATGAACGCAGGCGAGCTTCGGACGAAAGAGAGCGACCGTATCGAGGCGCTCGCCCTGAACCTGGAACGGCTCGGGTTCGTATGCCATCAGGAGCCCGGGGGGCTCAGCGTGACAGGGCGGAAGGGTCGGCCGTCAGGGCCTGTCGTCGTAGAGTGCTTTGACGACCACCGCATAGCCATGAGCTTTGCCGTGGCCTCAAAAGCCTGCGGTGAGGATATCGAGCTGTCTGACCGGGAAGTGGCCGGGGTCTCGTTCCCGAACTTTTTCTCCCTGCTCGACGCTCTGGAGGTTTAG
- a CDS encoding NAD-dependent epimerase/dehydratase family protein: MSTASIAITGATGYIGSQLLLSLMRGAGGGEGVRIVAREGSDCSFSGTLPVEVVRADILNQPALDLAFRGIDTVFHSAGLISYTKRHTGELYDVNVLGTRNVVNACLNAGVRRLVVTSSMAAAGATEDGSPVGESASFQDWQRRNGYMESKHLAELEVLRGAAEGLEAVMVSPGVVIGRDPSNPASKSSSNDVLRLIYQGRIPVHPTGGTGFVDVSDVVDALIAGWRLGRSGERYLVVGHNMTFKELYLRIAELPGSRTRPTIALPGPIGSLAGIGGELYSWISGRPSFISIESIRLAGRRASYSNMKSTEELQVSYRPLEETLLSAVT; this comes from the coding sequence ATGTCCACTGCATCCATTGCCATTACCGGCGCGACCGGTTACATAGGTTCGCAGCTGCTGCTTTCGCTCATGAGGGGTGCCGGCGGCGGTGAGGGGGTGCGGATCGTTGCCCGTGAGGGCTCGGACTGCTCCTTTTCGGGCACCCTTCCCGTGGAGGTCGTGCGGGCGGACATCCTGAACCAGCCTGCGCTTGATCTGGCATTCCGGGGCATCGACACCGTGTTCCACTCTGCGGGGCTGATTTCCTATACGAAGCGCCACACTGGCGAGCTCTACGACGTCAATGTCCTCGGCACCCGAAACGTGGTGAACGCATGCCTCAACGCCGGGGTCCGGCGTCTGGTCGTCACCAGCTCGATGGCCGCGGCCGGCGCCACCGAGGATGGTTCGCCGGTCGGTGAATCGGCTTCTTTCCAGGACTGGCAGCGCCGGAACGGGTACATGGAGTCGAAGCATCTTGCCGAACTCGAGGTCTTGCGCGGAGCCGCCGAGGGGCTTGAGGCCGTCATGGTGAGCCCGGGGGTTGTCATCGGCCGGGACCCCTCGAATCCTGCGTCGAAGAGCTCATCGAACGATGTCCTGCGCCTCATCTATCAGGGACGCATCCCGGTGCATCCGACGGGCGGTACCGGTTTTGTCGATGTTTCTGACGTCGTCGACGCCCTCATTGCCGGATGGCGCCTCGGCCGCAGCGGTGAACGTTATCTGGTGGTGGGCCACAATATGACTTTCAAGGAGCTTTACCTGCGCATCGCTGAGCTTCCCGGCAGCCGCACGCGCCCCACCATCGCCCTACCGGGTCCCATCGGCTCCTTGGCAGGCATCGGCGGCGAACTCTATTCCTGGATCTCAGGCCGCCCGTCGTTCATCAGCATTGAGAGCATCCGCCTTGCCGGGCGGAGGGCTTCATACAGCAACATGAAATCAACGGAGGAACTTCAGGTCAGCTACCGGCCGCTTGAAGAGACTCTCTTAAGCGCAGTAACCTGA
- a CDS encoding YtxH domain-containing protein: MVQQQDKFYKGMFFGAVLGAAGGTIMGLLFAPNKGSETQQILSGKLKHALEKASELYEGDDDGELYGNEAKKRSQEIIDTARQEARKILDEANSIIREIKGQPKVGEN, encoded by the coding sequence ATGGTACAGCAGCAGGATAAATTCTACAAAGGGATGTTTTTCGGAGCGGTCCTCGGCGCAGCAGGCGGAACCATCATGGGACTTCTCTTCGCACCCAACAAGGGCAGTGAAACCCAGCAGATCCTCTCCGGGAAGCTGAAGCACGCGCTTGAAAAGGCATCCGAACTTTATGAAGGGGACGATGACGGCGAACTGTACGGCAATGAAGCCAAGAAACGCTCACAGGAGATCATCGACACCGCACGCCAGGAAGCCCGAAAGATCCTCGATGAGGCCAACAGCATCATCCGTGAGATCAAGGGACAGCCGAAAGTCGGGGAGAACTGA
- the alr gene encoding alanine racemase, translating to MAEALIRLQHLQENARLIRKKAGVPLMAVVKANAYGHGARETARALLAEGIGHFGVANIHEAIELRTCGSLKRPAAILSFSSPLPSQIPSYLEHGIEMTVCDPATLRAAEAVASGAGATIGVHLKVDTGMGRLGLSPAEAKQVLQELPRCPHIELRGIYTHFADSSFDRAFTRKQLEAFRAFTGEYEHASGRRVLKHAANSGAILSEPDATFDMVRPGILLYGCHPSNDAHLRLDVKPVMQVEARVVFLKTVTAGTTISYNRTWKAAGPRIIATIAAGYADGYHRSLSGKATVSINAITYPQVGTITMDQIMVDLGTESDVRVGDRAVLFGWDGMRAEELASRAGTISYELLTSVSARVLRTVV from the coding sequence ATGGCTGAAGCCCTCATCAGGCTTCAGCACCTGCAAGAGAATGCCCGGCTCATCAGAAAGAAGGCCGGCGTGCCGCTGATGGCCGTCGTGAAGGCGAACGCATACGGGCACGGCGCCCGTGAGACGGCCCGCGCTCTTCTGGCTGAAGGCATAGGACATTTCGGGGTGGCCAACATCCATGAAGCCATTGAACTCAGGACCTGCGGCTCTCTAAAGAGGCCTGCCGCCATCCTCTCATTCTCCTCCCCCCTGCCGTCCCAGATACCCTCCTACCTGGAGCACGGCATAGAGATGACCGTCTGCGACCCCGCAACCCTCAGGGCGGCAGAGGCTGTGGCATCGGGAGCCGGCGCCACCATCGGCGTCCATCTGAAGGTCGACACCGGCATGGGACGGCTCGGGCTTTCTCCCGCTGAAGCCAAACAGGTCCTGCAGGAACTCCCCCGCTGCCCGCATATCGAGCTCAGGGGAATCTACACCCACTTCGCCGACAGTTCGTTTGACAGGGCATTCACCCGAAAACAGCTCGAAGCGTTCAGGGCTTTCACCGGAGAGTACGAACATGCCTCCGGCCGCAGGGTCCTGAAACACGCAGCCAACAGCGGCGCCATCCTCTCTGAACCGGACGCCACCTTCGACATGGTCCGCCCCGGCATCCTCCTCTACGGCTGCCACCCCTCAAACGATGCCCATCTGCGGCTGGATGTAAAGCCGGTCATGCAGGTAGAAGCCCGGGTCGTCTTCCTGAAAACCGTCACGGCCGGCACCACCATCAGCTACAACCGTACATGGAAGGCAGCGGGACCACGGATAATCGCCACCATAGCGGCTGGATACGCCGACGGCTACCACCGGTCGCTTTCAGGGAAAGCCACCGTCAGCATCAACGCCATCACCTACCCGCAGGTCGGCACCATCACCATGGACCAGATCATGGTCGACCTCGGTACCGAAAGCGATGTCAGGGTCGGCGACCGTGCCGTCCTCTTCGGCTGGGACGGGATGAGGGCAGAGGAACTTGCCTCGCGGGCCGGCACCATCAGCTATGAACTCCTCACCTCCGTTTCAGCGCGCGTCCTGCGGACCGTTGTATAA
- a CDS encoding aspartate-semialdehyde dehydrogenase, with amino-acid sequence MSSSEKKCRVAILGATGLVGRTMLQVLEERNFPATDIIPLASARSAGQKVTFRGKEYVICVPSAEAFSGIDIALFSAGASASRQWAPVAAAEGAVVIDNSSAFRMDEGIPLVVPEVNPGDIFAADGSAAKIIANPNCSTIQMVVVLKPLMDRYGLSRVIVSTYQSVTGKGKAGRDALESELAGERQEQFTHFHQIAFNAVPQIDVFTDNGYTKEEMKMVNETRKIMGDSSLSVSPTTVRIPVYGGHGESLNIELKSDFDIEEVKELLGRSPGIVLQDDPSARVYPMPLTSYEKDEVFVGRIRPDYWHPKTLNLWIVADNLRKGAATNAVQIAEVVAAGRP; translated from the coding sequence ATGAGCAGTTCCGAGAAAAAGTGCCGGGTAGCCATACTCGGCGCGACCGGCCTTGTTGGCCGCACCATGCTGCAGGTCCTTGAAGAGCGGAATTTTCCCGCAACCGACATCATTCCGCTCGCTTCGGCAAGGAGCGCCGGTCAGAAGGTGACGTTCCGTGGAAAGGAGTACGTGATTTGCGTGCCTTCCGCCGAAGCGTTCAGCGGGATCGACATCGCGCTCTTTTCAGCAGGCGCTTCCGCCAGCCGCCAGTGGGCTCCTGTGGCGGCAGCCGAAGGCGCGGTCGTCATCGACAACTCTTCCGCATTCAGGATGGACGAGGGCATCCCGCTCGTCGTTCCCGAGGTGAACCCCGGAGACATTTTCGCTGCAGACGGCAGTGCGGCCAAGATCATTGCCAACCCCAACTGCTCGACCATCCAGATGGTCGTTGTGCTCAAACCGCTCATGGACCGTTACGGGCTCAGCCGGGTGATTGTCTCGACCTACCAGTCGGTGACCGGAAAGGGCAAGGCGGGGCGCGATGCCCTGGAGAGCGAGCTTGCCGGAGAGCGCCAGGAGCAGTTCACCCATTTCCACCAGATCGCCTTCAACGCCGTGCCGCAGATCGACGTTTTCACCGACAACGGCTACACGAAGGAGGAGATGAAGATGGTCAACGAGACCCGGAAAATCATGGGTGATTCCTCTCTCAGCGTCTCCCCGACCACGGTCCGTATTCCGGTGTACGGCGGACACGGCGAATCGCTCAACATCGAGCTGAAAAGCGACTTCGACATTGAAGAGGTGAAGGAACTGCTCGGCCGGTCCCCCGGTATCGTCCTGCAGGACGATCCGTCGGCACGCGTCTACCCCATGCCGCTGACGTCGTATGAAAAGGATGAGGTGTTTGTGGGAAGGATCCGGCCCGACTACTGGCATCCGAAGACCCTCAACCTCTGGATCGTCGCCGACAACCTTCGCAAGGGCGCGGCTACCAACGCCGTACAGATCGCCGAGGTGGTAGCGGCCGGAAGGCCGTAG